In a single window of the Papaver somniferum cultivar HN1 unplaced genomic scaffold, ASM357369v1 unplaced-scaffold_57, whole genome shotgun sequence genome:
- the LOC113343254 gene encoding lanC-like protein GCR2 isoform X1, which translates to MADRFFANEMPEFIDETSNIAEAIENSLLKLLSLPYSSLSEKLKEKALGLKETIVRETWGHGGRRVQDFTVYTGSLGIAYLLFKSYQVTHNKNDLTLCSEIVQDCDTSSKNARNVTFLCGRAGVCALGAVAAKHSGDERLLNHYLTQFQAIKLPRDIPNELLYGRAGFLWAYSFLNKHITGVVSSSFTGSVVKEIIEEGRRLSNKGRCPLMYEWHGKKYWGAAHGLAGIVHVLMDMELKPDEVEDVKGTLRYMIQNRFPSGNYPSSEESESDRLVHWCHGSPGVALTLVKAAQVFGDQDFLRAAIDAGEVVWERGLLRRVGICHGVSGNAYVFLSLYRLTGNVKYLFRAKSFACFLFDKAEKLISEGKMHGGDHPYSLFEGLGGMTYLFLDMTVPAEARFPGYEL; encoded by the exons ATGGCTGATCGCTTTTTCGCTAATGAAATGCCAGAATTTATTGATGAAACATCAAACATTGCCGAAGCCATTGAAAATTCACTTTTAAAGCTTCTTTCTCTGCCTTATTCATCACTTtctgagaaattgaaagaaaaagctcTGGGTCTTAAAGAAACA ATTGTTAGAGAAACTTGGGGTCACGGTGGTAGACGTGTTCAGGATTTTACAGTTTATACTGGTTCTCTTGGGATTGCTTACCTACTATTCAAGTCCTATCAAGTTACTCATAACAAAAATGATCTTACACTTTGCTCTGAAATTGTTCAAGATTGTGATACTTCCTCCAAAAATGCAAG GAACGTGACGTTTTTATGTGGGAGAGCAGGTGTTTGTGCATTAGGTGCAGTAGCAGCAAAACATTCTGGTGATGAAAGACTACTCAATCATTATCTAACTCAATTTCAAGCG ATCAAGTTGCCAAGAGATATTCCTAATGAGCTACTGTATGGGAGAGCTGGTTTCTTATGGGCGTATTCCTTCTTAAACAAACATATTACTGGAGTAGTTTCATCTTCCTTTACT GGTTCAGTAGTTAAGGAAATAATTGAGGAAGGAAGAAGATTATCAAACAAGGGTAGATGCCCATTAATGTACGAGTGGCATGGAAAGAAGTATTGGGGAGCAGCCCATGGTTTGGCTGGAATTGTTCACGTTTTAATGGATATGGAACTTAAGCCAGATGAGGTTGAGGATGTTAAGGGAACTCTACGGTATATGATACAGAATCGCTTCCCAAGTGGGAATTATCCTTCCAGTGAGGAAAGTGAGAGTGATCGGCTTGTACATTGGTGTCATGGCTCCCCTGGTGTAGCTCTCACTCTTGTCAAAGCTGCCCAG GTTTTTGGGGATCAAGATTTTCTGCGAGCAGCTATTGATGCTGGAGAGGTGGTTTGGGAACGAGGATTGTTAAGGCGAGTAGGTATTTGCCATGGCGTGAGTGGGAATGCTTATGTATTTCTCTCTCTTTATCGGCTAACAGGTAATGTGAAATACTTGTTTCGGGCCAAATCATTTGCTTGCTTCCTATTTGATAAAGCAGAGAAGCTGATATCAGAAGGAAAAATGCATGGAGGTGACCATCCATACTCCCTTTTTGAAGGGTTAGGAGGAATGACTTATCTGTTCCTTGACATGACCGTTCCAGCTGAGGCTAGATTTCCCGGTTATGAACTTTGA
- the LOC113343254 gene encoding lanC-like protein GCR2 isoform X2, whose amino-acid sequence MADRFFANEMPEFIDETSNIAEAIENSLLKLLSLPYSSLSEKLKEKALGLKETIVRETWGHGGRRVQDFTVYTGSLGIAYLLFKSYQVTHNKNDLTLCSEIVQDCDTSSKNARNVTFLCGRAGVCALGAVAAKHSGDERLLNHYLTQFQAIKLPRDIPNELLYGRAGFLWAYSFLNKHITGVVSSSFTGSVVKEIIEEGRRLSNKGRCPLMYEWHGKKYWGAAHGLAGIVHVLMDMELKPDEVEDVKGTLRYMIQNRFPSGNYPSSEESESDRLVHWCHGSPGVALTLVKAAQRTGLQENSLKCIQQRENVNTKLMYIRFLGIKIFCEQLLMLERWFGNEDC is encoded by the exons ATGGCTGATCGCTTTTTCGCTAATGAAATGCCAGAATTTATTGATGAAACATCAAACATTGCCGAAGCCATTGAAAATTCACTTTTAAAGCTTCTTTCTCTGCCTTATTCATCACTTtctgagaaattgaaagaaaaagctcTGGGTCTTAAAGAAACA ATTGTTAGAGAAACTTGGGGTCACGGTGGTAGACGTGTTCAGGATTTTACAGTTTATACTGGTTCTCTTGGGATTGCTTACCTACTATTCAAGTCCTATCAAGTTACTCATAACAAAAATGATCTTACACTTTGCTCTGAAATTGTTCAAGATTGTGATACTTCCTCCAAAAATGCAAG GAACGTGACGTTTTTATGTGGGAGAGCAGGTGTTTGTGCATTAGGTGCAGTAGCAGCAAAACATTCTGGTGATGAAAGACTACTCAATCATTATCTAACTCAATTTCAAGCG ATCAAGTTGCCAAGAGATATTCCTAATGAGCTACTGTATGGGAGAGCTGGTTTCTTATGGGCGTATTCCTTCTTAAACAAACATATTACTGGAGTAGTTTCATCTTCCTTTACT GGTTCAGTAGTTAAGGAAATAATTGAGGAAGGAAGAAGATTATCAAACAAGGGTAGATGCCCATTAATGTACGAGTGGCATGGAAAGAAGTATTGGGGAGCAGCCCATGGTTTGGCTGGAATTGTTCACGTTTTAATGGATATGGAACTTAAGCCAGATGAGGTTGAGGATGTTAAGGGAACTCTACGGTATATGATACAGAATCGCTTCCCAAGTGGGAATTATCCTTCCAGTGAGGAAAGTGAGAGTGATCGGCTTGTACATTGGTGTCATGGCTCCCCTGGTGTAGCTCTCACTCTTGTCAAAGCTGCCCAG AGAACCGGTCTACAAGAGAATTCTCTTAAGTGCATCCAACAGAGAGAGAATGTTAACACGAAACTGATGTACATCAGGTTTTTGGGGATCAAGATTTTCTGCGAGCAGCTATTGATGCTGGAGAGGTGGTTTGGGAACGAGGATTGTTAA